The segment GATTTATGGTTTAAATTTTAAGCCATACATAATGCAAGGGTTCAAGACACAAggattttctttttctcttttttcttgttTCAAGTCACACATTTCATATAAGTAGACGATACACAAAAATAAGAGTCCTTGTTCTTCAATTACCATCAAACAAGAATTTTAGTTTAAGTTGCATGAAGCACAGAAGCAAAGGATACACAAAAGATGAAATCCTAAATTGGTTACCAATAATAACTCGAATAAATAAACCCTTGTTCGATGGTAGTTGAATAACAAGGTTTACTTTAAGTTGCATGAAGCACAGAAGCAAAGGACACACAAAAGATGAAATCCTAAATTGATTACCAATAAAAACTTTAATAAATAAGTAAAAATATCTAAAATACTGCTTCTATAAAAGTGAATTTAGAACTTTAACCCATAAATACTATTTGTTAATTTTTCAGGATTGTCGAGTAGAAACAACAGTTCAACATCCCTTAAAACAACATTTTATCAGTTTGCCTATTTAAAGTtttcaacaataattttttttatctaaattgaaaacaaaaaactgTCATTTGATGAACATGATTTAGGATTGAATGTTGAAAATAGTAAATGcaaatgccaaagtatgaagagcCAAGGCTCACCTTGAAGGCTTGATGAATGTGTTGAACAATGAATATTTGATTGATTAAGACCTGCTATGTGTTCCTCTTTTTGCTCTTTCTCTCCTCTCACTCTTGCAGCCTTACTCTTACAATTCACTCTTGCTTGATTCAATGAAAAACTTGATTGTGATTTGGATTGAGGGTGGATGTCATATATAGGGTTTTTAAGTGCTTAGGGTGCGGTTCAGGGGACAACAGAATGTTTAGGATTAATGCTAGTGGTCCACTTATTCAAAAAAATTCCTTTAAAACTTCGCTTTTTTGACATTCCAGCTGCAAGGGACAGCTACAAGTTTTTGGGATGTTCAAAGGATGTGATGAAGGTTACTGTAAGTCTTGGGGACACCTGGACATCCCCTAGCTTCCCCATTAGGGGGAAGGCGATGGAGCCAAGTCTCAGAAATGTCCCCTCTCTAAGGGGAATGCCTTGGGGCAATGACCTGTTTTCTGGGATTGGTGGGGGTGCCTCACCTTTGGTGTCCTACCGTCCTAGGGGCATTCCAGTCTCCGGAATGACCACCTTTttggagggggagggggagaggtgAGGAGGTGCAGGTCCTTGTGGAACACTACTAACAAGAAAATTTTCTTGTACAGGTTTTTGAGTTCTGTAAGTAAAATGCTCTGAAACAGAAATATGCATGTTAAGGAGTTGTTGGTAATCCCAACATTGAGACACACATTTGTGAAGATTCTGAATCACATGTCTTTTGTTCAAAATTGTGTACCTTATTATGTGTGGTTCAATTTGTATTTGTGAGTTTGTCAAAATTTAGGCCACTTTATTTTTAGTGAATACAAAAAAATGCAGGCAAGAATTGAAATGAGTGGGGATTTATTTATTCTTCTTTTTCAGTGATCGCACAATCAAATTGTGGAATCTAGCTAATGTGCTAGAATCTAATGGTGCTGAAGAGCCAGCCAAGCTCACTTCACAGGCAACTGTTGCAGCTCATGACAAGGACATAAATTCTGTGGCAGTTGCACCAAATGACAGTCTTGTCTGTACTGGGTCTCAGGTTTTTGAGTCAAACACTTCTGATTATATATTGCTAGACATTATTGAATTAGAGCAAATATTGGTAATGACATCTTTGCTAAAAGGGATTTATTGATTGCTAGAGCCATATCTGATGTGCCTTTATCAGGATAAAACTGCTCGTGTGTGGAGGCTTCCGCATTTAGTACCATTGATGGTTTTAAGAGGCCATAAAAGGGGAGTTTGGTGTGTAGAATTTTCTCCTGTAGACCAATGTGTGATGACAGCATCTGGTGACAAGACAATCAAAATATGGGCATTATCAGATGGGTCATGCTTGAAGACTTTTGAAGGACATACTGCAAGTGTATTGCGAGCTTCATTCCTAACTCGTGGGACACAGTTTATCTCTTCTGGTAGAATCGCTTGTTCATCCTCTTAGTCCCTCAtctaattttaaatgtattttttttaacaTTAATGGTTGTATTTCATTTGTCATATATTCATCATTGATTATAAAATTATTGTGTctgttgtttgaaactttcttgttccCAGGTGCTGATGGCTTGTTGAAGTTGTGGACAGTTAAGTCAAATGAATGTATTGCAACTTTTGACCAGCATGAGGACAAGGTGAACTGCAACTTGCCTCTTTCAAGCCTTTAACCGTGCATAATATGAAATGCTTTCATGGATTGGTGTCTTTTCTATGTTTTTAATCTCGTATGTACTTTGTTTGGAGATTTGTTTTCATTACACACATGAAACTACATTTAATGTTTTGGAGGCTTCAATTCATTTTTATTTTCAGTTTCTCTGCCTCTTGTTCAAGTTTAGCACCCTAGATTGCAAGCTGTTGATCTATGTAAGCTATATCCTGGTGTTAAGATTTTGTTCCATGTCATTATCTCGTGCATAACATAATTTTGTGTGTTCATATTACATTTCACTGTGTTCGTGTACTTCGTATATCTCATTCAGCTAAGATTCAGTTGGCTGTAAAGATTTTGGCATATACTTTCATTGCTTGATAAGAAAGAGTTTGTCTATTGTGATTCTGACAACGCCTGATAACTACATTGATTTATTTCTAATCATATACTTATACTGATCTGGTCCTTGGCTGTTGGCAAGATCATTTTTATTTTCACTTTCTTTGCTTATTGTTCAAGTTTAGCACTCTAGATTGCAAGCTGTTGATCTATGCATGCTATATCCCTGCGTTATGATATTTTTACATATCAGTATCTCCTTGTGCATAGCATTATTTTGTGTGTTTATACTACATTTCACTGTTTTAGTGTACTTTCTATATCTCATTTAGCTAAAATTGGTTTGGATTTAAAGATTCTGGCCTATAGTTTCATTTATTAATAAAAAAGAGTGTCTATTTCAGTTCTGATGATGCCTTACAGCTACATTGATTAAATTTCTAATCATATACTTATGCAGATCTGGGCCTTGGCTGTTGGCAAGAAGACAGAAATGCTTGCAAGTGGTGGCAGCGATTCTCTTGTAAATCTGTGGCATGATTGTACTGCTGCAGATGAGGAGGAAGCTCTTCTCAAAGAGGTATGCTTCATGAGTTTCAGTTTGATGTTAGTACCGAGCAAGGAATTGGACAGTACTATAATTCTAATGGCTATCATATTGATAATGAGTTTGTTCAGCTTGTTGGTCTTCAAGATATATATATAATCCCTTGGTTTTTTATGACTACTTGTGTAGAATTGGCCTTTCTTTTCGAGCCCTACATATTCTTGACATATTTAGTTACATGCCTTCTGTATGTTGACATATATGCCTTGAGATCCATGCCTTTTCACTTTTATGATACAGGCTGAAGAAACACTGAAAGACCAAGACTTGGCAAATGCTCTAGCAGATACTAattatgtcaaagcaattcaactTGCATTTGAACTAAGGAGACCATATAAGCTCCTTAATATCTTTACGGAACTTCAGAGGTGGGAATTGGATCTTGTTTCTGATTGTTTCCTATCTTTTTTCATATTTCTTGAATAATTTTGCTGACTTGAAGTCTACCTTTCTCAGAATACGGCATGAAGAGAATCATATGCGTACTGTGATAAGTAGCCttgggaaagaagaagaaagattgctttTAGAATATGTTCGAGAATGGAATACAAAGCCAAAATTTTGTCATGTTGCCCAGTTTGTGTTATTTCATCTTTTTAGTGTCCTTCCTCCATCAGACATCATGGAGGTACTTATGTATTCAAGCTATAACTTATCTTGGGTGtacatttatatttatttttttgagttatatatatatatatatatatatatatatattctttatcATATACATATTTTGGtttgtttcattttattttagGTGCGAGGCATTAATGAACTCTTGGAGGGTCTTATACCATATTCACAACGACACTACAGCAGAATAGATCGGTTTGTGAGAAGCACATTTCTGTTGGATTACACCCTTGCATCAATGTCTGTTCTCACTCCTCCAGAGACAGTTTTGCCATCTGACTTACCATTTAGGACATCTACAGAAAAAGAACAGCATCAATGTTCAGTCACCAAAGCAAATTTGACTACTGTGGAGCCTATTTTGGAATCAGAGAAAATTGAATCTGCAGAAATTGTAATGGCAAGTTTCGACAGGGAAAAAGTGTCTCGTAATCATATGGACAAAACTACAGATGGAGATTATAAAATGGATTATACAGGAAATCTTAATTGTGAGCCCAGTGTGGCACCGCTTGGTTCATCCAAGAAGCGTAAGTCTGTCAGCTCAAGAAAAAGAAAATCTAGTGCAATTGTAAATGACGATTTAACAAATGGTACGAGTGCAAATTCAACCACTATTGCACTTCAATGTTCTGCTTGCCATTGACTCAATATCAAAATTTGAACTGGGTAACATAAATTCAGAACCAAATAGcggtatttttattttaaaaagaacTAATCCCTCATGCTTGACTTGAAAGAGAAGGAATTGCATGCACGGGTTAAAGTTGCAAGACAGACAGAATCAGTGTAACCTTAGTCTTGTTGCCT is part of the Cryptomeria japonica chromosome 10, Sugi_1.0, whole genome shotgun sequence genome and harbors:
- the LOC131076138 gene encoding protein TORMOZ EMBRYO DEFECTIVE; translation: MGSSVNLKKNFRGIPALQKFYTGGPYRLSSDASFLVCACDDEVKIVEVANGFVRSTLEGDSEPITALALTPDDKLLFAASRSAQVKLWDLSSFTCIRSWKAHSGPVADMTCDASGGLLATAGADRNILVWDVDGGFCTHSFRGHQMGVTTVLFHLDPRGRLVLISGSTDATVRIWDLKAKKCIAVLEKHFSVVTSLAISENGWILLSASRDKVVNIWDLHDYHFRETILTYEPLETVCVIPSVSKLVSGLSQKQLSRKKEKKSDVYPVHFLTVGERGIIRIWFSEGAICLYEQKSSDAIISSNEDELKGGFVSAVLQPSAQGVLCVTADQRFLFYDLVESDEDECDLRLTKQLIGYNEEVVDLKFVGEEENLLAVATNSEQLRVYELASMACTYELKGHTGIVLCLDSVAVSGKVLLASGAQDHSVRVWDTESRSCLCVATGHMGAIGAVAFSKKAKNFFVSGSSDRTIKLWNLANVLESNGAEEPAKLTSQATVAAHDKDINSVAVAPNDSLVCTGSQDKTARVWRLPHLVPLMVLRGHKRGVWCVEFSPVDQCVMTASGDKTIKIWALSDGSCLKTFEGHTASVLRASFLTRGTQFISSGADGLLKLWTVKSNECIATFDQHEDKIWALAVGKKTEMLASGGSDSLVNLWHDCTAADEEEALLKEAEETLKDQDLANALADTNYVKAIQLAFELRRPYKLLNIFTELQRIRHEENHMRTVISSLGKEEERLLLEYVREWNTKPKFCHVAQFVLFHLFSVLPPSDIMEVRGINELLEGLIPYSQRHYSRIDRFVRSTFLLDYTLASMSVLTPPETVLPSDLPFRTSTEKEQHQCSVTKANLTTVEPILESEKIESAEIVMASFDREKVSRNHMDKTTDGDYKMDYTGNLNCEPSVAPLGSSKKRKSVSSRKRKSSAIVNDDLTNGTSANSTTIALQCSACH